A region of Salvia splendens isolate huo1 chromosome 17, SspV2, whole genome shotgun sequence DNA encodes the following proteins:
- the LOC121773653 gene encoding metal transporter Nramp5-like: MNEYLGGTKSFQTYLAHNRLSPLGLNQSYASWTLIIQSLAANLGVSTGKYLAEHCKAEYPIFVKLCLWILAELVVITADIPEVIRMAFALNILFKIPVWVGVLCTGCSTLLLLDLQKYGVRKLEFLIAILVFIMAACFFGELSYVKPPAKEVMKGMFVPKLKGQGATGDAIALLGALVMPHNLFLHSALVLSRKIPNSVRGINDACRYFLIESGFALFVAFLINVAVISVSGTVCLADDLSSENEDSCSDLTLN, from the exons ATGAACGAGTACTTAGGAGGGACAAAGTCCTTCCAGACATACTTAGCCCATAATCGTCTCTCACCTCTCGGCCTAAACCAATCATATGCCTCATGGACCCTTATAATTCAATCACTAGCAGCAAATCTAGGAGTCAGCACTG GCAAATATTTAGCGGAGCATTGCAAGGCTGAGTATCCAATATTTGTCAAATTATGCTTGTGGATTCTAGCTGAGCTTGTTGTCATCACTGCCGACATCCCAGAAG TGATTAGGATGGCATTTGCTCTGAACATCTTATTTAAGATACCAGTTTGGGTTGGGGTTCTCTGCACAGGGTGCAGTACTCTACTCTTGCTCGATCTACAAAAATATGGT GTTAGGAAGCTGGAATTTTTAATAGCAATATTAGTATTCATAATGGCAGCATGTTTCTTCGGAGAATTAAGCTATGTGAAACCTCCGGCTAAAGAAGTGATGAAGGGAATGTTTGTGCCAAAGTTAAAAGGCCAAGGCGCCACCGGGGACGCCATCGCGTTGCTCGGCGCACTCGTTATGCC GCATAATCTTTTTCTTCATTCTGCTCTAGTGTTGTCGAGAAAGATACCTAATTCTGTTCGTGGCATTAAT GATGCTTGTCGATACTTCTTGATTGAGAGTGGATTTGCACTTTTTGTAGCCTTTTTGATTAATGTGGCCGTTATTTCCGTGTCTGGTACTGTTTGCTTAGCAGATGATCTCTCAAGTGAAAACGAAGATAGCTGTAGCGACTTAACACTAAATTGA